The Anoxybacillus flavithermus genome has a segment encoding these proteins:
- a CDS encoding type I glyceraldehyde-3-phosphate dehydrogenase, with amino-acid sequence MAVKIGINGFGRIGRNVFRAALKNPEIEVVAVNDLTDAKTLAHLLKYDSVHGTLDAEVSVNGNNIVVNGKEIIVKAERDPANLGWGELGVDIVVESTGRFTKREDAAKHLEAGAKKVIISAPATNEDITIVMGVNQDKYDPANHHVISNASCTTNCLAPFAKVLHEKFGIIRGMMTTVHAYTNDQQILDLPHKDLRRARAAAESIIPTSTGAAKAVALVLPELKGKLNGMAMRVPTPNVSVVDLVAELEKEVTVEEVNAALKAAAEGELKGILAYSEEPLVSRDYNGSTASSTIDALSTMVMEGRMVKVLSWYDNETGYSHRVVDLAAYIASKGL; translated from the coding sequence ATGGCAGTAAAAATTGGTATTAACGGTTTTGGTCGTATCGGCCGTAACGTATTTCGCGCAGCATTAAAAAATCCTGAAATTGAAGTGGTTGCAGTTAACGACTTAACAGATGCAAAAACGTTAGCACATCTTTTAAAATATGACTCTGTTCACGGCACATTAGATGCAGAAGTGTCTGTAAACGGCAATAACATCGTCGTAAACGGAAAAGAAATTATCGTTAAAGCAGAGCGTGACCCAGCAAACTTAGGATGGGGCGAACTTGGTGTTGATATCGTTGTTGAATCAACAGGACGCTTCACAAAACGCGAAGACGCAGCGAAACATTTAGAAGCAGGCGCGAAGAAAGTCATCATTTCTGCACCAGCGACAAATGAAGACATTACAATCGTGATGGGCGTAAACCAAGACAAATACGATCCAGCAAACCATCATGTCATTTCAAACGCATCTTGTACAACAAACTGCTTAGCTCCATTTGCGAAAGTATTGCATGAAAAATTTGGTATCATTCGTGGTATGATGACGACTGTTCACGCGTATACAAACGACCAACAAATTCTTGATTTACCACATAAAGATTTACGTCGTGCGCGTGCAGCAGCTGAATCGATCATTCCAACATCAACAGGTGCGGCAAAAGCAGTAGCACTTGTATTGCCTGAATTAAAAGGAAAATTAAATGGTATGGCGATGCGTGTACCAACACCAAACGTGTCTGTTGTTGACCTTGTTGCTGAACTTGAAAAAGAAGTTACTGTTGAAGAAGTAAACGCAGCATTAAAAGCGGCGGCAGAAGGTGAATTAAAAGGTATTCTTGCTTACAGCGAAGAGCCACTTGTTTCTCGTGACTACAACGGCTCAACAGCTTCTTCAACAATCGATGCCCTTTCAACAATGGTCATGGAAGGTCGCATGGTGAAAGTTCTTTCTTGGTACGACAACGAAACAGGATATTCTCACCGCGTTGTTGACCTTGCTGCATACATTGCATCAAAAGGTTTATAA
- a CDS encoding phosphoglycerate kinase has protein sequence MNKKTVRDIDVKGKRVFCRVDFNVPMQDGAVTDDTRIRAALPTIQYLMEQGAKVILASHLGRPKGKVVEEMRLNAVAERLSELLGKRVVKTDEAYGDAVKAAIAEMNEGDVLLLENVRFYPGEEKNDPELAKAFAELADVYVNDAFGAAHRAHASTEGIAHHLPAVAGFLMEKEIEVLGKALSNPDRPFTAIIGGAKVKDKIGVIENLLDKVDTLIIGGGLAYTFVKALGHEIGKSLLEEDKIELAKSFMEKAKEKGVNFYMPVDAVVADDFSNDANKKVVNIDEIPSDWEGLDIGPKTRELYRDVILKSKLVIWNGPMGVFEMDAFAEGTKAVAQALADAKDTYTVIGGGDSAAAVEKFGLANKMDHISTGGGASLEFMEGKQLPGVVALNDK, from the coding sequence ATGAATAAAAAAACCGTCCGTGACATTGATGTGAAAGGAAAACGTGTATTTTGCCGCGTCGATTTTAACGTGCCGATGCAAGACGGTGCCGTGACAGATGACACGCGCATCCGAGCGGCGCTCCCAACGATCCAATATTTAATGGAACAAGGAGCGAAAGTCATTTTAGCGAGCCACCTTGGTCGTCCGAAAGGAAAAGTTGTTGAAGAGATGCGCTTAAATGCCGTGGCAGAACGTTTAAGTGAATTGCTTGGCAAGCGCGTCGTGAAAACAGATGAAGCGTATGGCGATGCAGTGAAAGCTGCGATTGCTGAAATGAATGAAGGCGATGTGTTATTGCTTGAAAACGTACGTTTCTATCCTGGTGAGGAGAAAAACGATCCAGAATTAGCGAAAGCATTCGCAGAACTTGCGGATGTATATGTCAACGATGCGTTTGGTGCAGCACACCGTGCGCATGCATCGACAGAAGGTATTGCCCATCACTTGCCTGCGGTAGCTGGGTTTTTAATGGAAAAAGAAATTGAAGTGTTAGGAAAGGCATTATCGAACCCAGACCGTCCGTTTACGGCAATCATCGGCGGCGCCAAAGTAAAAGATAAAATCGGCGTCATTGAAAATTTATTAGATAAAGTGGATACTTTGATTATTGGGGGCGGATTAGCTTACACATTTGTGAAAGCGCTCGGCCATGAAATCGGAAAATCGTTATTAGAAGAAGATAAAATCGAGTTAGCGAAATCGTTCATGGAAAAAGCAAAAGAAAAAGGCGTGAACTTCTATATGCCTGTTGACGCAGTCGTTGCGGACGATTTTTCAAACGATGCAAACAAAAAAGTAGTGAACATCGATGAAATTCCAAGCGACTGGGAAGGACTTGATATCGGTCCGAAAACACGCGAATTGTATCGCGATGTCATTTTAAAATCAAAACTTGTTATTTGGAACGGTCCGATGGGCGTATTCGAAATGGACGCGTTTGCTGAAGGAACAAAAGCTGTTGCTCAAGCGCTTGCTGATGCGAAAGACACATATACGGTCATCGGTGGCGGCGATTCAGCGGCGGCAGTTGAAAAATTTGGACTTGCAAACAAAATGGATCACATTTCTACAGGTGGCGGTGCGTCGCTTGAATTTATGGAAGGTAAACAACTTCCAGGTGTCGTCGCTTTAAACGATAAGTAA
- a CDS encoding triose-phosphate isomerase, whose amino-acid sequence MRKPIIAGNWKMHKTLKEALQFVEEVKHEVPSNEQVDAVVCAPALFLAHLVEATKGTNVKIGAQNMHFEDQGAFTGEISPVALKDLGVEYVIIGHSERREMFAETDETVNKKVLAAFKHGLVPIVCCGETLEERESNRTNEVVRVQVEKALEGLTEEQVKQVVIAYEPIWAIGTGKSSTAEDANNVCGYIRQVIANKFSQEAANAVRIQYGGSVKPENIAAFLAEEHIDGALVGGASLQPQSFLQLVEAGK is encoded by the coding sequence ATGCGAAAGCCGATTATTGCAGGAAACTGGAAAATGCATAAAACGTTAAAAGAGGCGCTTCAGTTTGTGGAAGAAGTGAAACATGAGGTTCCTTCCAACGAGCAAGTGGATGCCGTTGTATGTGCACCAGCCCTCTTTTTAGCGCATTTAGTTGAGGCGACAAAAGGAACAAATGTAAAAATTGGTGCGCAAAACATGCATTTTGAAGATCAAGGGGCATTTACAGGTGAAATTAGCCCTGTTGCGTTAAAAGATCTCGGTGTGGAGTATGTTATCATCGGGCACTCCGAACGCCGTGAAATGTTTGCCGAAACAGATGAAACAGTCAACAAAAAAGTGCTTGCGGCATTTAAGCACGGACTTGTGCCAATCGTTTGTTGCGGAGAGACGTTAGAAGAGCGTGAAAGCAATCGCACAAATGAAGTCGTTCGTGTACAAGTTGAAAAAGCGCTTGAAGGCTTAACAGAAGAACAAGTAAAGCAAGTTGTCATTGCCTACGAGCCAATTTGGGCGATCGGAACAGGGAAATCGTCCACAGCAGAAGATGCCAACAACGTATGCGGCTACATTCGCCAAGTCATTGCGAACAAATTCTCACAAGAAGCGGCTAATGCGGTACGCATTCAATACGGTGGTAGCGTAAAACCAGAAAATATTGCTGCGTTTTTAGCGGAAGAACATATTGACGGAGCACTTGTTGGTGGTGCGAGCTTACAACCACAATCGTTTTTACAACTCGTGGAGGCAGGAAAATGA
- a CDS encoding phosphoglycerate mutase (2,3-diphosphoglycerate-independent), translated as MSKKPVALIILDGFALREETFGNAVAQAKKPNFDRYWNEYPHATLTACGEAVGLPEGQMGNSEVGHLNIGAGRIVYQSLTRVNIAIREGEFERNETFLAAMDHVKKHGTNLHIFGLLSDGGVHSHINHLFALLKLAAKEGVKHVYIHGFLDGRDVGPQTAKTYIQQLNEQIAQIGVGEIATLSGRYYSMDRDKRWERVEKAYRAMVYGEGPSYRDPLACIDDSYANGIYDEFVLPSVIVREDGSPVATIQDNDAVIFYNFRPDRAIQISNTFTNDDFRSFDRGPKHPKNLFFVCLTHFSETVKGYVAFKPTNLDNTLGEVLSQNGLKQLRIAETEKYPHVTFFMSGGREEKFPGEERILIDSPKVATYDLKPEMSAYEVTDALLKEIEADKFDAIILNYANPDMVGHSGKLEPTIKAVEAVDECLGKVVDAIIAKGGIAIITADHGNADEVLNPDGSPNTAHTTNPVPVIVTKKGITLRQDGILGDLAPTMLDLLGLQQPKEMTGKTLIQK; from the coding sequence ATGAGCAAAAAACCAGTAGCATTAATTATTTTAGATGGCTTTGCTCTTCGTGAAGAAACATTTGGCAACGCGGTTGCACAAGCGAAAAAACCAAATTTCGATCGTTATTGGAACGAATATCCACATGCGACATTAACGGCATGCGGTGAAGCGGTCGGTTTGCCAGAAGGACAAATGGGGAACTCGGAAGTCGGTCACCTAAACATCGGTGCTGGTCGCATTGTGTATCAAAGTTTAACGCGTGTGAATATCGCCATTCGCGAAGGTGAGTTTGAGCGCAACGAAACGTTTTTAGCAGCGATGGATCATGTGAAAAAGCACGGAACAAATTTGCACATTTTCGGTCTTCTTTCTGACGGTGGTGTGCATAGTCATATTAACCATTTATTCGCTTTACTCAAGCTCGCCGCAAAAGAAGGCGTCAAACATGTGTATATTCACGGCTTTTTAGACGGACGTGACGTTGGTCCACAAACAGCGAAAACGTACATTCAACAGTTAAATGAACAAATCGCACAAATTGGTGTCGGTGAAATCGCTACATTATCCGGTCGTTATTACTCCATGGACCGCGATAAACGTTGGGAGCGCGTAGAAAAAGCGTATCGCGCGATGGTGTATGGCGAAGGTCCATCATACCGTGATCCGCTTGCGTGCATCGATGATTCTTACGCAAATGGCATTTATGACGAATTCGTCTTGCCATCTGTTATCGTTCGTGAAGATGGATCACCAGTCGCAACGATTCAAGATAATGACGCGGTCATTTTCTACAATTTCCGTCCTGACCGTGCGATTCAAATTTCAAACACGTTTACAAACGATGATTTCCGTTCATTCGATCGTGGACCGAAACATCCGAAAAACTTGTTCTTCGTATGCTTAACGCACTTTAGTGAAACAGTAAAAGGGTACGTGGCATTTAAGCCGACAAACCTTGACAATACGCTCGGTGAAGTATTGTCACAAAACGGGTTAAAACAGTTGCGCATTGCCGAAACAGAAAAATATCCGCACGTCACATTCTTTATGAGCGGCGGACGGGAAGAAAAGTTCCCTGGTGAAGAGCGCATTTTAATTGACTCACCAAAAGTAGCCACATACGATTTAAAACCAGAAATGAGCGCATACGAAGTGACGGACGCTTTACTGAAAGAAATTGAAGCAGACAAATTCGATGCGATTATTTTAAACTACGCAAACCCTGACATGGTCGGTCATTCAGGAAAATTAGAGCCAACGATTAAAGCAGTCGAAGCGGTCGATGAATGTTTAGGAAAAGTCGTCGATGCGATTATCGCCAAAGGTGGTATTGCGATTATTACCGCAGACCACGGAAATGCGGACGAAGTATTAAATCCAGATGGCAGTCCGAATACGGCGCATACGACAAATCCGGTGCCTGTGATCGTGACGAAAAAAGGCATTACGCTTCGCCAAGACGGTATTTTAGGCGATTTAGCGCCAACGATGCTTGATTTGCTCGGACTACAACAACCGAAAGAAATGACAGGAAAAACGTTAATTCAAAAATAG
- a CDS encoding phosphopyruvate hydratase, with product MPTIIDIYAREVLDSRGNPTVEVEVYTESGAFGRALVPSGASTGEYEAVELRDGDKGRYLGKGVLQAVKNVNEVIAPALIGSYDVTEQVAIDRALIALDGTENKGKLGANAILGVSMAVARAAADYLGVPLYQYLGGFNAKTLPVPMMNILNGGAHADNNVDIQEFMIMPVGAPNFREALRMGAEIFHSLKSVLKAKGYNTAVGDEGGFAPNLKSNEEALETIIEAIEKAGYKPGTEVMLAMDVASSELYNKETGKYHLEGEGVVKTSEEMVAWYEELVNKYPIISIEDGLDENDWAGHKLLTERLGKKVQLVGDDLFVTNTKKLAQGIEQGVGNSILIKVNQIGTLTETFEAIEMAKRAGYTAVISHRSGETEDSTIADIAVATNAGQIKTGAPSRTDRVAKYNQLLRIEDQLGETAVYDGIKTFYNLKK from the coding sequence ATGCCAACAATTATTGACATTTATGCTCGTGAAGTATTAGACTCTCGTGGCAATCCGACAGTAGAGGTAGAAGTATACACAGAATCAGGTGCGTTCGGACGTGCACTTGTACCGAGTGGAGCGTCAACGGGTGAGTATGAAGCGGTTGAATTGCGTGATGGCGACAAAGGTCGCTACCTTGGTAAAGGTGTATTACAAGCAGTGAAAAACGTAAACGAAGTCATCGCGCCAGCATTAATCGGTAGCTACGATGTGACAGAGCAAGTTGCCATCGACCGTGCATTAATTGCATTAGACGGTACAGAAAATAAAGGAAAATTAGGTGCAAACGCTATTCTTGGCGTATCAATGGCTGTTGCACGCGCAGCTGCTGACTACTTAGGCGTTCCTCTATATCAATATTTAGGCGGATTTAATGCAAAAACGTTGCCTGTTCCAATGATGAACATTTTAAACGGCGGTGCGCATGCAGATAACAACGTTGACATTCAAGAATTTATGATTATGCCAGTTGGCGCACCAAACTTCCGTGAAGCGCTTCGCATGGGTGCGGAAATTTTCCATAGCTTAAAATCAGTGTTAAAAGCGAAAGGCTACAACACCGCTGTTGGTGATGAAGGCGGCTTTGCGCCAAACTTAAAATCAAACGAAGAAGCGCTTGAAACAATTATCGAAGCGATTGAAAAAGCAGGCTACAAACCAGGCACAGAAGTGATGCTTGCGATGGACGTGGCATCTTCTGAGCTGTACAACAAAGAAACAGGCAAATACCATTTAGAAGGCGAAGGCGTTGTGAAAACCTCGGAAGAAATGGTTGCTTGGTATGAAGAGCTTGTTAACAAATATCCGATCATCTCGATCGAAGACGGCTTAGACGAAAACGACTGGGCTGGTCATAAGTTATTAACAGAGCGCCTTGGCAAAAAAGTACAACTTGTCGGTGACGACTTATTCGTAACAAATACGAAAAAATTAGCACAAGGTATCGAACAAGGTGTCGGCAACTCAATCTTAATTAAAGTGAACCAAATCGGTACGTTAACCGAAACATTTGAAGCGATTGAAATGGCAAAACGCGCAGGCTACACAGCTGTTATTTCTCACCGTTCTGGTGAAACAGAAGATAGCACAATCGCCGACATCGCCGTTGCAACAAACGCTGGCCAAATTAAAACAGGTGCGCCATCCCGCACAGACCGCGTCGCAAAATACAACCAATTGCTTCGCATTGAAGACCAATTAGGCGAAACAGCAGTATACGATGGAATAAAAACATTCTACAACTTGAAGAAGTAA
- a CDS encoding transposase: MVSLAKTKTKSYVLTLKLKTELWQAYILEKRFEIGRKIYNACLGELLKRHKKLQHDKQYRHLAQQPKSKERNNLLNELYRQYGINEYAMHDFVKPMQHHFKKHIDSHTAQKIATRAWIAMEKLIFGNAKKVSFKKYNDMDSLEGKTNSTGIRFKNKHLLWNGLSIPVIIHPNDIYAHLALQDRIKYCRIVRRRIRGKIKYFLQLTLEGVPPKKINRQTGEIKHPIGRGDVGIDIGTQTVAICSMNNVKLLILAPSIENIEKQKRVLQRKLDRQRRANNPHKYNEDGTIKKDNKEKWVWSKNYLKTRNQLAELQRKMADKRKQDHQRLANWIIALGHHIQVEKMNFRALQAKAKETKVDANGKYKKKKRFGKSIANRAPSLFLNILNQKLQYEGYSLQYIDTFRVKASQYDHQNDEYNKKTLSQRWHEVDGRRVQRDLYSAFLIMNVKDNRKEIDRQKCLERWDQFIRLHDEEIKRLHLHSCVVSSMGI, translated from the coding sequence GTGGTGTCGTTGGCGAAAACAAAAACCAAAAGTTATGTGCTGACGTTGAAACTCAAAACAGAACTATGGCAGGCGTACATATTAGAGAAACGTTTTGAAATTGGCAGAAAAATATACAACGCTTGTTTGGGCGAATTGCTGAAACGGCATAAAAAATTACAACATGATAAGCAGTATCGTCATCTAGCCCAACAACCAAAATCAAAAGAAAGAAACAACTTGCTAAATGAGTTATATCGTCAGTACGGAATCAATGAATACGCTATGCACGATTTTGTTAAGCCAATGCAACACCATTTCAAGAAACACATCGACTCACACACCGCACAAAAAATCGCTACGAGAGCATGGATAGCAATGGAAAAACTCATCTTTGGTAATGCAAAAAAAGTGTCTTTTAAAAAATACAACGATATGGATTCATTAGAAGGAAAAACAAATAGCACAGGCATCCGTTTCAAAAACAAACATTTGCTTTGGAATGGTTTATCTATTCCTGTTATAATTCACCCAAACGACATATATGCACATCTGGCTCTACAAGACCGTATAAAATATTGTCGCATCGTCCGTAGACGAATTAGAGGAAAAATCAAGTATTTTCTTCAACTCACTCTTGAAGGTGTGCCACCAAAGAAAATAAACCGCCAAACAGGAGAAATAAAACATCCAATAGGGCGAGGCGATGTTGGTATCGACATAGGAACACAAACCGTCGCTATTTGCTCGATGAATAATGTCAAGTTGCTTATTCTTGCGCCGAGCATCGAAAACATAGAAAAGCAAAAGCGAGTTCTTCAACGAAAATTGGATCGTCAAAGACGGGCGAATAATCCGCACAAATACAATGAAGATGGGACAATAAAAAAAGACAACAAGGAAAAATGGGTTTGGAGTAAAAATTATCTCAAAACGAGAAATCAGTTAGCAGAATTACAAAGAAAAATGGCAGATAAACGGAAACAAGATCATCAACGGCTTGCCAATTGGATCATCGCATTAGGTCATCATATCCAAGTAGAAAAAATGAATTTCAGAGCACTTCAAGCAAAGGCAAAAGAAACAAAAGTCGATGCCAACGGAAAATACAAAAAGAAAAAACGATTTGGAAAAAGTATTGCGAATCGTGCACCAAGTTTGTTTTTAAACATACTGAATCAAAAACTGCAATATGAAGGCTATTCCCTTCAATACATCGACACATTTCGCGTCAAGGCAAGTCAATACGACCACCAAAACGATGAGTACAACAAGAAAACACTTTCCCAACGATGGCACGAAGTAGACGGACGCAGAGTGCAACGAGATTTATACAGCGCATTTTTAATCATGAATGTGAAAGACAATCGAAAAGAAATAGATCGACAAAAATGTTTAGAGAGATGGGATCAATTTATTCGACTGCATGATGAAGAAATCAAACGACTTCATCTTCATTCATGTGTCGTAAGTAGTATGGGAATTTAA
- a CDS encoding IS200/IS605 family transposase — protein MENEKYTDKKGIVYLNQYHIVFCPKYRRKVLAGDIERDLKRIFEEVAKEHDVQIKAMEIMPDHVHLFISFDPRQHLHKIIQAFKGKSSRILREKYPSLKSRLPSLWTRSYFCCTVGYISEEAVKQYIENQKNV, from the coding sequence TTGGAAAACGAAAAATACACCGATAAAAAAGGGATTGTTTATCTCAATCAATATCATATTGTGTTTTGCCCAAAATACCGCAGAAAAGTGTTAGCTGGAGATATTGAACGAGATTTAAAAAGAATTTTTGAAGAAGTTGCCAAAGAACATGATGTACAAATCAAAGCAATGGAAATTATGCCTGATCATGTTCATTTGTTCATTTCTTTTGACCCTCGTCAACATTTGCACAAAATTATACAAGCGTTTAAAGGGAAAAGCAGTCGAATATTAAGGGAGAAATATCCTTCGTTAAAAAGCAGACTACCGTCGCTATGGACACGAAGTTATTTTTGTTGTACTGTCGGCTATATTTCAGAAGAAGCGGTTAAACAATACATCGAAAATCAAAAGAACGTATAA
- a CDS encoding IS701 family transposase has protein sequence MNRLAHHQGIDKFFTMLGLALYFSKPVMKHLVHIVDAMVTKGFSGTLTDLHHGSFHPNHRTTLSHFFTKSPWDEETLLHKLQQWILRRVERSSKQENSPLFVSIDDTICQKTKPSSRATHAIQGCDWHYSHAEKKSIWGHSLVWLMVHTMTQAFPFAFRLYDKTAGKSKGELAMEMLSSLDVSRPVYVLMDSWYPSQTLVEACLKKGFHVIAMLKTNRILYPKGIAIQAKQFAHYIEPKDTHLVTVGKEQYRVYRYEGALNGLKDAVVILAWKADQPMTSEHLHCVLSTDRKLSDEDILRYYAERWSIECFFRQAKDQLKLDGYRVRGRRAVKRYWILVQLAYVYSMFESNSDFSDGLDLLRKRKGHSLVEFIYCAAKQNIPIDTVKKQLHVA, from the coding sequence ATGAATAGATTAGCACATCATCAAGGAATCGACAAGTTTTTCACGATGTTAGGGTTGGCACTTTATTTCTCGAAACCTGTGATGAAGCATCTCGTTCATATCGTGGATGCGATGGTGACGAAAGGTTTTTCCGGGACGTTGACCGATCTTCATCATGGTAGTTTTCACCCGAATCATCGCACGACACTGAGCCATTTTTTCACGAAAAGTCCGTGGGATGAAGAAACATTGCTTCACAAACTCCAGCAGTGGATTCTTCGTCGTGTCGAACGCAGCTCGAAACAAGAGAATTCTCCCCTTTTTGTTTCAATCGATGATACAATTTGCCAAAAAACGAAGCCTTCGTCACGGGCAACACACGCCATTCAAGGGTGTGATTGGCACTATTCTCATGCCGAGAAAAAGTCAATCTGGGGGCATTCTCTCGTTTGGCTCATGGTTCATACGATGACCCAAGCGTTCCCTTTTGCCTTTCGCCTCTATGACAAGACGGCAGGGAAAAGCAAAGGGGAACTTGCGATGGAGATGCTTTCTTCTTTGGATGTGAGTCGCCCCGTTTATGTGCTCATGGATTCGTGGTATCCATCGCAAACGCTCGTGGAAGCTTGTCTGAAAAAAGGATTCCACGTGATTGCGATGCTCAAGACGAACCGAATTCTCTACCCGAAAGGTATCGCCATCCAAGCGAAGCAGTTTGCCCACTACATCGAACCGAAAGACACTCACCTCGTCACGGTGGGAAAAGAGCAGTATCGGGTGTATCGCTACGAAGGTGCTCTGAACGGTCTCAAGGATGCAGTGGTGATCCTCGCTTGGAAAGCGGATCAACCGATGACATCGGAACATCTTCATTGCGTCTTGAGCACGGATCGCAAGTTGAGCGATGAAGACATCTTGCGCTACTATGCTGAGCGTTGGTCGATCGAATGTTTTTTCCGTCAAGCGAAAGACCAGCTGAAACTCGATGGATACCGCGTTCGCGGGCGTCGGGCAGTGAAACGGTATTGGATCTTGGTGCAACTTGCGTATGTGTACAGCATGTTCGAGTCGAACAGTGATTTTTCAGATGGGCTCGATCTCCTGCGCAAGAGAAAAGGACATAGCCTCGTGGAGTTCATTTACTGTGCAGCAAAACAAAATATTCCCATCGATACCGTAAAAAAACAGCTCCACGTGGCATAA
- a CDS encoding transcriptional regulator: MPIKIKLKEILKERGISQRELARLTGLRPNTISHLCSDNVDRVYLSTLEKVCKVLDIDIQELIEVE, translated from the coding sequence ATGCCAATTAAAATCAAACTAAAAGAAATCCTCAAAGAACGTGGCATTTCTCAGCGTGAATTAGCTCGACTTACAGGGCTGCGCCCGAACACCATCAGCCATCTTTGTTCAGACAACGTGGACAGAGTTTATCTCTCAACATTAGAAAAAGTGTGCAAAGTGCTAGACATCGACATCCAGGAGTTAATCGAGGTGGAGTAG
- a CDS encoding recombinase family protein encodes MKVIGYIRVSTQGQAKDGYSLAYQEDEIKAYCQAQGYTLLCLFKDEGISGAKVDEEALEIDRTGFQEMLEYLSRHQVDYVVTLNTSRLWRSDIVKVLVHRELKKYGVDIRSIEQPQYSIYKKDPNDFLINGLMELLDQYQRLEIALKLGRGRNKKAQQGGYAGGNVAFGYTVKRGQKRLVIDETQAKTVQRVFDLREQHPSWSLSQIASQLNEEGHRTKQGKLFTKVQVKRILDRKSFYSGVYRYGEIIANGTHEAIL; translated from the coding sequence ATGAAGGTGATTGGATATATCCGAGTTTCCACACAAGGGCAAGCCAAAGATGGATACAGCCTTGCCTACCAAGAAGATGAAATCAAAGCATATTGCCAGGCACAAGGATACACTCTCCTGTGTTTGTTTAAGGATGAGGGTATCAGTGGGGCGAAAGTAGATGAAGAAGCGTTAGAAATCGACAGGACAGGATTTCAGGAGATGTTGGAGTATCTCTCCCGCCATCAGGTGGATTATGTGGTTACACTCAACACCAGTCGTTTATGGCGTTCAGACATTGTAAAAGTGTTAGTACATCGTGAGCTGAAAAAGTATGGAGTAGACATTCGGAGTATCGAACAACCGCAATACAGTATTTACAAGAAAGACCCCAATGATTTTCTTATTAATGGGTTAATGGAACTCCTCGACCAATATCAACGCTTAGAAATTGCGTTAAAGCTAGGACGAGGAAGGAATAAAAAAGCACAACAGGGCGGTTATGCAGGAGGAAATGTCGCTTTTGGATATACGGTTAAAAGAGGCCAAAAGCGACTCGTTATAGATGAAACACAAGCAAAAACCGTTCAACGAGTGTTTGACTTACGAGAACAACATCCTTCATGGTCTCTGTCACAAATCGCATCACAACTGAATGAGGAAGGACATCGAACGAAACAGGGGAAGTTGTTTACGAAAGTTCAAGTCAAGCGAATTTTGGACAGAAAATCGTTTTACAGTGGTGTATACCGTTATGGAGAGATAATCGCCAACGGAACACATGAAGCGATTTTATAA